Within Acidimicrobiales bacterium, the genomic segment ACAGCTCGTTGACGCCGGCCAGCTTCCGGATGGTGGGCAGATCGTCGCTGGTCACTTCATAGCCAGCCTCGGTCACGATCTGACGCTTGTCGTCCGGGGTCTCCGCCGCTTCCATCTTGGCCCGGAACTCCTCGTCCGAGTTGATCCGCTCGTACAACGCTGTTACTCCCTCTGCACTCATGTTGTCTCCTAACTGGTTTGGTTGTCCGTCGTGATGGTCATGAACCCCTTTCGGGCTGGGACGGGCGTCGCCTCGTTGGGCAACGCCCGTCAGGGGATGCTGACCGCGACGACCGCCGGCAGCGCGGCCGGCGCGACCTACTTGCTCGGTGCGGGTCCGTCGCTCACCCGGTCACCTCCCTCGTGTCCGAGCGTTCCGCCGCTGCCGGGGCGGCCGCGCGGCCGCCCCGGACTCCTGGGGCGTAGTGGGCGAAGGAGTTGTAGCCTTCGAGACCGGGCACCACCACACGCACGACCGACACGTCGAAATCGGGCGGCGTCAGCTCGACGACGATCGCGTG encodes:
- a CDS encoding YcaO-like family protein, translated to AARPTLLEPHTTARSWPSSAGHTFEEDCVTLLERLAGVGLEHAIVVELTPPDFDVSVVRVVVPGLEGYNSFAHYAPGVRGGRAAAPAAAERSDTREVTG
- a CDS encoding Nif11-like leader peptide family RiPP precursor, which produces MSAEGVTALYERINSDEEFRAKMEAAETPDDKRQIVTEAGYEVTSDDLPTIRKLAGVNELSDEDLEKVAGGSDATTVAVGLPAVVVLVAAVGGVA